The following proteins are encoded in a genomic region of Pseudorca crassidens isolate mPseCra1 chromosome 1, mPseCra1.hap1, whole genome shotgun sequence:
- the RAMAC gene encoding RNA guanine-N7 methyltransferase activating subunit produces MTDTSEAIPKFEEMFASRFTEDDKEYQEYLKRPPESPPIVEEWNSRAGGNQRNRGNRLQDNRQFRGRDSRRGWPSDNRSNQWHGRSWGNNYPQHRQEPYYPHQYGHYGYNQRPPYGYY; encoded by the exons ATGACTGACACTTCTGAAGCTATTCCAAAATTTGAAGAGATGTTTGCCAGTAGATTCACAGAAGATGACAAAGAGTACCAGGAATACCTGAAACGCCCTCCTGAGTCCCCTCCAATTGTTGAGGAATGGAATAGCAGAGCTGGTGGGAACCAAAGAAATAGAGGCAATCG gtTGCAAGATAACAGACAGTTTAGAGGTAGGGATAGCAGACGGGGGTGGCCAAGTGACAATCGATCCAATCAGTGGCATGGGCGATCCTGGGGTAACAATTACCCGCAGCACAGACAAGAACCTTACTACCCCCATCAATATGGACACTATGGTTACAACCAACGGCCTCCCTATGGCTACTACTGA
- the C1H15orf40 gene encoding UPF0235 protein C15orf40 homolog — translation MLRLGCWVRQLGRGPGARAAARLPVGTEMPKKAGAVNKGKSQSKEAERPVPPSGPVAVDPKGCVTIAIHAKPGSKQNAVTDLTAEAVSVAIAAPPTEGEANAELCWYLSKVLELRKSDVVLDKGGKSREKVVKLLASTTPEEILEKLKKQVEKK, via the exons ATGCTGCGGCTCGGCTGCTGGGTGAGGCAGCTGGGGAGGGGACCTGGTGCTCGGGCTGCTGCCCGGCTCCCTGTGGGCACCGAGATGCCTAAGAAAGCTGGTGCAGTGAACAAG GGTAAAAGCCAGAGcaaggaagcagagagaccagttCCTCCCTCAGGTCCTGTGGCCGTTGATCCCAAAGGTTGTGTCACCATAGCCATCCATGCCAAACCTGGTTCCAAACAAAATGCTGTGACAG ATTTGACAGCCGAGGCTGTGAGTGTAGCTATTGCAGCACCTCCGACAGAAGGAGAGGCTAACGCTGAGCTTTGTTGGTATCTTTCCAAAGTCTTAGAACTCAGGAAGAGTGATGTGGTTTTGGATAAg GGTGGTAAATCTCGTGAAAAAGTGGTAAAGCTTTTGGCCTCCACAACTCCGGAAGAGATCTTGGAGAAACtgaaaaagcaagttgaaaaaaaataa